The following are encoded in a window of Methanomassiliicoccus sp. genomic DNA:
- a CDS encoding iron ABC transporter permease — MAEQLKVRLFGSAEVDLDKDRIRKVNVKRIAIIAALAVLMTGLMAYSVTIGSTTITPLQVYEVLLNQAIPGLFNIPYKTEQIVLQVYAPRVLMATFVGAILAIAGCLIQTIMKNPLATPYTLGVSGSAAFGASLSIIMGISAAVGTLGTIINAFLFSLIPAGVILATSARRNVMPSTLILVGISISYIFTAATTIMQYFGAADAVKSALFWSVGDLNNASLWQVPYVLVMLIAVLVGMMWFVKDINIMRMGDDTALSLGVSVRNVRLASILIACFSTAVVVSFTGAIGFVCLLAPHISRMLVGSDLKYLFPASAITGALLLSSADVIAKDLINPVMLPVGAITALIGGPLLIYLLLTKRDAMVI; from the coding sequence GTGGCAGAACAGCTGAAGGTAAGATTGTTCGGTTCTGCCGAGGTGGACCTCGACAAGGACAGGATCAGAAAGGTCAACGTCAAGAGAATCGCTATCATCGCAGCTCTGGCAGTACTGATGACGGGCCTTATGGCATACTCGGTCACCATAGGTTCGACAACGATCACTCCTTTGCAGGTATACGAGGTTCTTTTAAACCAGGCCATACCTGGCTTGTTCAACATTCCCTACAAGACCGAACAGATCGTCCTTCAGGTGTATGCTCCCCGGGTCCTCATGGCCACCTTCGTCGGGGCGATCCTAGCCATCGCCGGATGTCTTATCCAGACTATCATGAAGAACCCGCTGGCGACCCCTTACACCCTTGGGGTTTCCGGGAGCGCGGCCTTTGGGGCATCCCTATCAATCATCATGGGCATATCTGCGGCAGTGGGGACGTTGGGGACCATAATCAATGCGTTCCTGTTCTCCCTCATACCGGCAGGAGTCATTCTGGCCACCTCTGCACGACGGAACGTCATGCCCAGCACCTTGATACTAGTGGGCATATCGATATCCTACATCTTCACCGCGGCAACCACGATTATGCAGTATTTCGGTGCGGCGGACGCGGTCAAGTCCGCCCTGTTCTGGTCGGTGGGAGACCTCAACAACGCCTCGCTTTGGCAGGTGCCGTACGTTCTGGTCATGCTCATCGCGGTGCTTGTAGGAATGATGTGGTTTGTGAAGGACATCAACATCATGAGGATGGGCGATGACACTGCCCTCTCTCTTGGCGTGAGTGTGAGGAACGTGAGATTGGCCTCCATTCTCATCGCCTGCTTCTCCACGGCAGTGGTGGTCAGTTTCACCGGCGCCATCGGATTCGTCTGCCTTTTAGCCCCTCATATCTCCAGGATGCTTGTGGGCAGCGACCTCAAGTACCTGTTCCCGGCCTCCGCCATCACTGGTGCGCTGCTCCTGTCATCCGCAGATGTCATCGCCAAGGATCTCATCAACCCCGTCATGCTGCCAGTAGGGGCGATAACGGCGCTTATCGGAGGTCCTTTGCTGATCTATCTGCTATTAACTAAACGGGACGCTATGGTAATCTGA
- a CDS encoding DUF2164 domain-containing protein, producing the protein MKKDEKLTLSKEKRDVMVSEIKRYFLKEREEEIGDLAAGLLLNFIADKIAPEFYNKGVNDAYGYMSERLEEMLEIQR; encoded by the coding sequence ATGAAGAAGGACGAGAAACTTACACTGAGCAAGGAGAAGAGGGATGTCATGGTCTCGGAGATCAAAAGATACTTCCTGAAGGAACGGGAGGAGGAGATCGGAGACCTGGCCGCCGGTCTGTTGCTGAATTTCATTGCCGATAAGATCGCCCCTGAGTTCTACAACAAAGGCGTTAACGACGCATACGGTTACATGAGCGAAAGGCTCGAGGAGATGCTGGAAATCCAGAGATAG